One genomic window of Pirellulales bacterium includes the following:
- a CDS encoding YqaE/Pmp3 family membrane protein, translating to MSGREVASAVRYLIAILLPPLAVLLCGKPVQFVLNLILTLCFWVPGMIHAILVVHSHLEDQRAERIIRALGQGRSSRASMG from the coding sequence CTGTCGGGAAGGGAGGTTGCTTCAGCCGTGCGTTATCTCATCGCGATCTTGTTGCCCCCGTTGGCGGTGCTGTTGTGTGGCAAGCCGGTACAGTTCGTGTTGAATCTGATTCTCACGCTCTGCTTCTGGGTCCCCGGCATGATCCACGCCATTCTCGTGGTCCACAGCCATCTCGAGGATCAGCGCGCGGAGCGTATCATCCGGGCGCTCGGGCAGGGCCGTTCGAGCCGGGCCAGCATGGGCTAA
- the rpmE gene encoding 50S ribosomal protein L31 gives MKKNVHPKYVDTTVRCGCGNTFKTRSTVAELAIDICSSCHPFYTGKLKYVDTAGRIEKFQNKFAATGYASLKRGKKAAPAKQEAEA, from the coding sequence ATGAAGAAGAACGTTCACCCCAAGTACGTCGACACGACCGTCCGTTGCGGCTGCGGCAACACCTTCAAGACCCGCAGCACGGTCGCCGAGCTGGCCATCGACATTTGCAGCAGTTGCCATCCGTTCTACACGGGCAAGCTGAAGTACGTCGACACGGCCGGCCGTATCGAGAAGTTCCAGAACAAGTTCGCCGCGACCGGTTATGCCAGCCTCAAGCGTGGCAAGAAGGCCGCGCCGGCCAAGCAGGAAGCGGAAGCCTGA
- the prfA gene encoding peptide chain release factor 1 translates to MREMLDQKLARFEELERSLVDPEVLASGPRMAAVMREHGSLAKLATKYRRFKELNHQISEAMELAKGHDAEMRELAEAELPELKAEREELWNELLDLTIGGEDANRSRCVMEIRAGTGGDEAALFARDLYEMYRKYAETKGWKVEVLELNPTELGGFKETILGLEGEGVYRELQYESGGHRVQRVPETEAKGRIHTSAATVAVMPEPEDVEVDLKPDDYRIDRFCASGPGGQHVNKTASAIRLTHHESGIVVSCQDEKSQHKNLARAIRVLKSRLYDKKREEEEQKRAAARKTLVGSGDRSQRIRTYNFPENRVTDHRINLTLYKLDQVMAGNLVPVTEALIEYDRQAQRQQMGTVE, encoded by the coding sequence ATGCGGGAAATGCTCGATCAAAAGCTTGCTCGTTTCGAAGAACTAGAACGCTCGCTCGTCGATCCCGAAGTGCTGGCCAGCGGTCCGCGCATGGCGGCCGTGATGCGCGAGCATGGCTCGCTCGCCAAGCTGGCCACCAAGTACCGCCGCTTCAAAGAGCTCAACCATCAGATCTCCGAGGCCATGGAACTCGCCAAGGGGCACGACGCCGAAATGCGCGAGCTGGCCGAGGCCGAGCTGCCCGAGCTCAAAGCAGAGCGCGAAGAGCTCTGGAACGAGCTACTCGATCTTACGATCGGCGGCGAAGATGCCAACCGCTCGCGCTGCGTGATGGAAATCCGCGCCGGTACCGGGGGCGACGAGGCCGCCCTGTTCGCTCGCGATCTCTACGAGATGTATCGCAAGTATGCCGAGACCAAGGGGTGGAAGGTCGAGGTGCTCGAGCTCAACCCCACCGAGCTCGGCGGCTTCAAAGAGACGATCCTCGGCCTCGAGGGGGAGGGGGTCTACCGCGAGCTGCAGTACGAAAGCGGCGGTCATCGCGTGCAGCGCGTACCGGAAACCGAGGCCAAGGGACGCATCCACACGTCGGCGGCCACCGTGGCGGTGATGCCCGAGCCGGAAGATGTGGAAGTCGATCTCAAGCCCGACGATTATCGCATCGACCGCTTCTGCGCCAGCGGTCCCGGCGGTCAGCACGTGAACAAGACGGCCTCGGCCATCCGGCTCACGCACCACGAGAGCGGCATCGTCGTCAGTTGCCAGGACGAAAAGAGCCAGCACAAGAACCTGGCCCGCGCGATCCGCGTGCTCAAATCCCGGCTCTACGATAAGAAGCGGGAAGAAGAAGAGCAGAAGCGCGCCGCCGCGCGCAAGACGCTGGTCGGCTCGGGGGATCGCAGCCAGCGCATTCGCACGTACAACTTCCCGGAAAACCGCGTCACCGACCACCGCATCAACCTGACCCTCTACAAGCTCGATCAGGTGATGGCCGGCAATCTCGTTCCGGTCACCGAAGCCCTGATCGAGTACGATCGCCAGGCCCAACGCCAGCAGATGGGCACGGTGGAGTAA
- the prmC gene encoding peptide chain release factor N(5)-glutamine methyltransferase, with protein sequence MPQTETWTIGRLLEWTSNYLRERGADSPRLDAEVLLAEALGCRRIDLYTKFAEEPSEQPRTAFRELVRRRAEGTPVAYLVGRREFYSLSFRVTPDVLIPRPETEFVVLALLDFVKERGAERNAPFDIADVGAGSGILAICAAKYVPGSQVLAIDKSAPALAVAQANATEHGVAERIKFAESDLFAQVAADRQFDFIVSNPPYISTAEMAALPADVARYEPHLALEAGPRGTDVIERLIPQAAERLRPGGVLLIEISPTIEGDVKQLVAQESRFEFLPTRNDLSGLARVVQLRRKS encoded by the coding sequence ATGCCGCAGACAGAAACCTGGACCATCGGCCGCCTGCTGGAATGGACCAGCAACTACCTGCGCGAGCGTGGCGCCGATTCGCCCCGTCTCGATGCCGAAGTCCTGCTGGCCGAGGCCCTCGGCTGCCGGCGGATCGATCTCTACACGAAGTTCGCCGAGGAACCGAGCGAGCAGCCCCGGACCGCCTTTCGCGAGCTGGTCCGCCGCCGCGCCGAGGGAACGCCGGTGGCCTATCTCGTGGGACGTCGCGAGTTCTACTCGCTCTCGTTTCGCGTCACGCCCGACGTGCTGATTCCCCGCCCCGAAACGGAGTTTGTCGTCCTGGCCTTGCTCGACTTCGTCAAGGAGCGCGGAGCCGAACGGAACGCCCCGTTCGACATCGCCGATGTTGGTGCCGGGAGCGGCATTCTGGCCATCTGCGCGGCGAAGTACGTGCCCGGCTCCCAGGTGCTCGCCATCGACAAGAGCGCGCCGGCCCTGGCCGTGGCCCAGGCGAATGCCACCGAACACGGCGTCGCCGAGCGGATCAAATTCGCTGAAAGCGATCTCTTTGCCCAGGTGGCCGCCGACCGGCAGTTCGACTTCATCGTCAGCAATCCCCCCTACATCTCCACCGCCGAGATGGCGGCACTGCCAGCCGACGTCGCCCGCTACGAGCCCCACCTGGCCCTCGAGGCCGGCCCGCGGGGCACGGACGTCATCGAACGGCTCATCCCCCAGGCGGCAGAACGGCTGCGTCCCGGCGGCGTGCTGTTGATCGAGATCAGCCCCACCATCGAAGGGGATGTCAAGCAACTGGTCGCCCAAGAGAGCCGTTTCGAGTTTTTGCCGACCCGCAACGACCTGTCGGGCCTGGCTCGTGTTGTGCAACTACGGCGGAAATCGTAG
- the murA gene encoding UDP-N-acetylglucosamine 1-carboxyvinyltransferase: MAQPSNASSQVLRIAGGRALAGRVAVGGAKNAALPIMAATLLTDEPVRLSGVPHLADVETLAQLLRQLGVAVERDEQDTLCLATVDDEPVVAPYTLVERMRASFCVLGPLVARRGGAVVSLPGGCMIGDRPVDLHLAGLQALGAEIQIDRGYVIARARRLCGARVHMAGRRGPTVTGTANILCAATLARGTSTITGAAVEPEIVDLGNFLRAMGARIDGLGTPTIRVEGVERLGGVSHTVIPDRIEAATLLIAGAMTGGEVELTGARPAHLRRVLAVLEQAGARLVIERERIALAAPARLRALRVAAEPYPGVPTDVQALLTAMLLTARGHGRIIDRVFADRFLHVDEFRRLGADIVRRGATASIEGVRRLSGATVTACDLRAAAALALAGLVAEGETIVRRIDHLDRGYDRLEDKLAALGARIERIVEPPVPTTAWRPDTTRRHAA, translated from the coding sequence ATGGCCCAGCCGTCGAACGCCTCGAGCCAGGTTTTGCGCATCGCCGGTGGCCGCGCGCTCGCTGGTCGTGTAGCGGTCGGCGGCGCCAAGAATGCCGCCTTGCCCATCATGGCCGCGACGCTCCTCACCGACGAACCGGTGCGACTCTCGGGCGTGCCCCACCTGGCCGATGTCGAGACGCTCGCCCAGTTGCTCCGCCAACTTGGTGTCGCCGTCGAGCGCGACGAGCAAGATACGCTCTGCCTCGCGACCGTCGACGACGAGCCCGTGGTTGCCCCCTACACGCTCGTCGAGCGCATGCGGGCCAGCTTCTGTGTCCTGGGGCCCCTGGTCGCAAGGCGTGGGGGGGCCGTCGTATCGTTGCCGGGGGGCTGCATGATCGGCGATCGCCCGGTCGACTTGCACCTGGCCGGGTTGCAAGCGCTAGGCGCCGAGATTCAGATCGACCGCGGCTACGTCATTGCGCGTGCCCGACGTCTGTGCGGAGCGCGCGTCCACATGGCAGGCCGGCGCGGTCCCACGGTCACCGGCACCGCCAACATTCTCTGCGCGGCGACGCTCGCGCGCGGCACGAGCACGATCACCGGCGCGGCCGTCGAGCCCGAGATCGTCGACCTGGGCAACTTTCTCCGCGCCATGGGCGCCCGCATCGATGGTCTCGGCACGCCGACGATTCGTGTCGAGGGGGTCGAGCGCCTCGGCGGCGTCTCGCACACGGTCATTCCCGACCGCATCGAGGCCGCCACGCTGCTGATCGCCGGCGCCATGACCGGCGGCGAAGTGGAACTCACCGGAGCACGCCCGGCCCATTTGCGCCGCGTGCTCGCGGTGCTGGAACAGGCCGGGGCGAGGCTCGTCATCGAACGCGAACGTATCGCGCTGGCGGCGCCCGCTCGCTTGCGCGCGCTGCGGGTAGCTGCCGAGCCTTACCCCGGCGTGCCGACGGATGTACAGGCGCTGCTCACCGCAATGCTGCTCACCGCCCGGGGACACGGCCGGATCATCGATCGCGTCTTCGCCGATCGGTTTCTGCACGTCGATGAATTCCGAAGGCTCGGGGCCGACATCGTGCGCCGCGGCGCGACGGCGAGCATCGAAGGCGTGCGCCGACTGTCGGGCGCCACGGTCACCGCGTGTGACCTGCGCGCCGCGGCGGCACTCGCGCTCGCCGGACTGGTGGCCGAGGGAGAGACGATCGTCCGGCGGATCGACCACCTCGATCGTGGCTACGATCGGCTCGAGGACAAGCTGGCCGCGCTCGGCGCACGGATCGAACGCATCGTCGAGCCCCCTGTTCCGACAACTGCCTGGCGTCCCGACACCACCCGCCGCCATGCCGCCTGA
- a CDS encoding twin-arginine translocase TatA/TatE family subunit, whose amino-acid sequence MSLITASLTWAIFPLGGVGPAEMLVIGVVAVLLFGKRLPEMGRTWGKSLLELRKGLSGIEEELRGITNLSTPAPSRPAKRTFHEMDDRDEATAPKFEPPVAPAAESQEESSPAS is encoded by the coding sequence ATGAGTTTGATTACCGCCAGCCTGACTTGGGCCATCTTTCCACTCGGCGGCGTTGGCCCAGCCGAAATGCTGGTCATTGGCGTTGTTGCCGTGCTCCTCTTCGGCAAGCGGCTGCCCGAGATGGGTCGCACGTGGGGCAAAAGCCTGCTCGAATTGCGCAAGGGTCTGAGCGGAATCGAAGAAGAACTCCGCGGCATAACCAACTTGTCGACGCCGGCCCCCAGCCGACCGGCCAAGCGCACCTTCCACGAAATGGACGATCGCGATGAAGCGACCGCCCCCAAGTTCGAGCCGCCGGTCGCGCCGGCCGCCGAATCGCAGGAAGAATCTTCTCCGGCCTCGTAA
- a CDS encoding twin-arginine translocase TatA/TatE family subunit: MFGLGPAELVVLGIVVLLLFGSRLPSVMRSLGRGVVEFKKGVQGIEDDLDDDVPTTSKRKLDEPTRETAER; the protein is encoded by the coding sequence ATGTTTGGTCTTGGCCCCGCGGAACTGGTTGTCCTAGGCATCGTCGTCCTGCTCTTGTTCGGCAGCCGTCTACCCAGCGTGATGCGCTCGCTGGGCCGTGGCGTGGTCGAATTCAAGAAGGGGGTCCAAGGGATCGAAGACGATCTCGACGACGACGTGCCCACCACCAGCAAGCGAAAACTAGACGAGCCCACGCGGGAAACCGCCGAGCGCTAG
- a CDS encoding metallophosphoesterase, whose product MSRLLAISDLHLDYEVNRQALLELLPRPGDWLILAGDVGDSPEHLEFALATLAPRFRQLIWVPGNHDLWTLPGAAHGLRGVELYEHQVELCRSYGALTPEDPYATWDGLGPPCVIAPLFLLYDYSFRPVDVRLEKALEWAAESGVMGADEGFLHPDPYPSRSAWCEARCRQTEERLARLPRGLPVVLVNHFPLRQDLVRMPLAPRFSLWCGTRRTEDWHTRYHAIAVVSGHLHIRATDWRDGVRFEECSLGYPRQWQPERGLAAYLREILPGPVVRRV is encoded by the coding sequence ATGAGTAGACTTCTCGCCATCAGCGACTTGCACCTCGACTACGAGGTGAACCGGCAGGCCCTGCTCGAGCTACTCCCCAGGCCGGGCGATTGGCTCATTCTGGCCGGTGACGTGGGAGACTCCCCCGAGCATCTCGAATTCGCACTGGCCACGCTCGCCCCCCGCTTTCGCCAGTTGATTTGGGTGCCAGGCAACCACGATCTGTGGACCCTGCCCGGCGCGGCCCACGGCCTGCGCGGCGTGGAACTGTACGAGCACCAGGTCGAGCTCTGCCGCTCGTACGGAGCCCTCACGCCCGAGGATCCCTACGCCACCTGGGACGGGCTAGGTCCACCTTGTGTCATCGCGCCGCTCTTCTTGCTCTACGACTACAGTTTTCGGCCCGTCGACGTGCGGCTAGAAAAAGCGCTCGAGTGGGCGGCCGAATCGGGCGTGATGGGGGCCGACGAAGGCTTTCTCCATCCCGATCCTTATCCCTCGCGCAGCGCCTGGTGCGAGGCTCGCTGCCGCCAGACCGAGGAGCGTCTCGCCCGCCTGCCGCGTGGCCTGCCGGTGGTCCTGGTAAACCATTTTCCCCTGCGGCAAGATCTCGTGCGGATGCCGCTCGCGCCCCGTTTCTCGCTCTGGTGTGGCACGCGACGCACCGAGGACTGGCACACCCGCTATCACGCCATCGCCGTCGTCTCGGGCCATCTGCACATCCGCGCCACCGACTGGCGCGACGGCGTCCGCTTCGAGGAATGCTCGCTCGGCTACCCACGCCAGTGGCAGCCGGAACGAGGCCTGGCCGCCTACCTGCGTGAAATCCTGCCCGGCCCGGTCGTGCGCCGCGTCTGA
- a CDS encoding DUF1552 domain-containing protein produces the protein MSQSWRISRRTVLKGLGTTVALPLLDAMQPLRVLAGEASAASATPPLRMAFFFVPNGVHMPDWTPATDGADFELPATLQPLAAYREYMTVLTGLAHDKAKANGDGPGDHARSAACFLTASQPFKTSGANIKVGVSVDQYAAQQIGQTTRFPSLELGIERGLQAGGCDSGYSCAYSSNISWRTESTPMGKEIDPKLVFERLFGGPDEAESREARHQRDRYRKSVLDFVRDDASRLQRRLGKTDNRKLEEYLSGVRELELRIQRAGEEVAIEQPDMEKPTGIPKGDYQQHLRLMADILALAFQGDHTRIATFMLANEGSNRPYPFLEVREGHHDLSHHGNDEAKQVKISKINLFHMEQFAYFVERLAAIKEGEGNVLDHSMILYGSGIGDGNRHNHDDLPLLLMGKANGKLSPGRHLRYEPNTPVANLFLSLLDRADVKIDTMGDATGRLENLSV, from the coding sequence ATGAGTCAAAGCTGGCGCATCAGTCGTCGCACGGTGCTGAAGGGATTGGGCACGACCGTGGCCCTGCCCCTGCTCGATGCGATGCAGCCGCTGCGCGTGCTGGCTGGCGAGGCTTCCGCGGCGTCGGCCACCCCGCCGTTGCGCATGGCGTTCTTCTTCGTGCCGAACGGGGTCCACATGCCCGACTGGACGCCGGCCACCGATGGCGCGGACTTCGAGCTGCCGGCCACGCTGCAGCCGCTGGCTGCCTATCGCGAGTACATGACCGTGCTCACCGGTCTGGCCCACGACAAGGCGAAGGCCAACGGCGACGGGCCGGGGGATCACGCACGCTCCGCGGCCTGCTTCCTGACGGCGAGCCAACCCTTCAAGACGAGCGGCGCCAATATCAAGGTGGGGGTCTCCGTCGATCAATACGCCGCGCAGCAGATCGGGCAGACGACGCGCTTCCCCTCGCTCGAATTGGGCATCGAGCGCGGCCTGCAGGCCGGCGGGTGCGACTCGGGCTATAGCTGTGCCTACTCATCGAACATCTCGTGGCGGACCGAATCGACCCCGATGGGCAAGGAGATCGATCCGAAGCTCGTCTTCGAACGACTTTTCGGCGGCCCGGACGAGGCGGAATCGCGCGAGGCGCGCCACCAGCGCGATCGCTATCGCAAAAGCGTGCTCGACTTCGTTCGCGACGACGCCTCGCGACTCCAGCGGCGCTTGGGCAAGACCGACAACCGCAAGCTCGAAGAATACCTTAGCGGCGTGCGCGAATTGGAATTGCGCATCCAGCGCGCCGGCGAAGAAGTGGCGATCGAACAGCCCGACATGGAAAAGCCCACGGGCATTCCCAAGGGGGACTACCAGCAGCATCTGCGCCTGATGGCGGATATTCTGGCGTTGGCCTTCCAGGGGGATCACACGCGCATCGCCACCTTCATGCTGGCGAACGAGGGGAGCAATCGACCGTATCCCTTCCTCGAGGTGCGCGAAGGGCATCACGATCTGTCGCACCACGGGAATGACGAAGCGAAGCAGGTCAAGATCAGCAAGATCAACCTCTTCCACATGGAGCAGTTCGCCTACTTCGTCGAGCGGCTGGCCGCGATCAAGGAGGGAGAGGGCAACGTGCTGGATCACTCGATGATCCTCTACGGCAGCGGCATCGGCGACGGCAACCGCCACAACCACGACGATCTGCCCCTGCTGCTCATGGGCAAGGCCAATGGCAAGCTCAGCCCGGGCCGGCACCTGCGCTACGAGCCGAACACGCCGGTGGCGAACCTGTTCCTCTCGCTGCTCGATCGCGCCGACGTGAAGATCGACACGATGGGTGATGCGACGGGACGGCTCGAAAATCTCTCGGTATGA
- a CDS encoding biopolymer transporter ExbD produces the protein MPLKTLEDDAPVLNLTSMVDVVFLLIVFFMAGTEFTHLEREIGLKVPEVSDRGTLTSAPERKVINVADDGTITLNRQPISLEQLEGTLAAARSEYQDLGVVVRGDASAPFQSVADVLNACKQAGITDLGISVRLASRPR, from the coding sequence ATGCCACTGAAGACGCTCGAAGACGACGCACCCGTCTTGAACCTCACGTCGATGGTGGACGTGGTGTTCCTGCTGATCGTCTTTTTCATGGCCGGCACGGAGTTCACGCACCTCGAGCGCGAGATCGGCCTCAAAGTGCCCGAGGTCTCCGATCGGGGCACGCTCACCTCGGCGCCGGAACGCAAAGTGATCAACGTAGCGGACGACGGCACCATCACGCTCAATCGTCAGCCGATCTCGCTCGAACAACTCGAAGGCACGCTCGCCGCCGCGCGCAGCGAGTATCAGGATCTGGGCGTCGTCGTGCGCGGCGATGCCAGCGCGCCGTTTCAAAGCGTGGCCGATGTACTCAACGCTTGCAAGCAAGCCGGCATCACCGACCTGGGCATCTCCGTCCGGTTGGCCAGCCGCCCGAGGTGA
- a CDS encoding MotA/TolQ/ExbB proton channel family protein — MVLTVLVLGRLVTSSSAQESIEVGPVSVEQQDVEGQAIATRNLLGIIRDGGIVMLPIILCSFVLVVFVFERTISLRRGRVIPSPFVKRFMHQLRAGELSPEAALAICDENESAVAQVFAAGVRRWGRPAVEVEQAVLDAGERAVTSLRRYIRVFNGISTISPLLGLLGTVFGIIEAFNAIAKTQAMGRPELLAGGISEALLTTAAGLVVAIPALIFYHYFVSRVDQLTVELDALGQELVEEIAADGRLAREGGRARSTRRSTAA, encoded by the coding sequence ATGGTTCTCACCGTGCTCGTGCTCGGTCGCCTGGTCACTTCCTCATCGGCGCAGGAATCGATCGAGGTGGGACCCGTCAGCGTCGAACAACAGGACGTCGAGGGGCAGGCCATCGCCACGCGCAATCTGCTGGGCATTATTCGCGACGGTGGCATCGTGATGCTGCCGATCATCCTCTGCTCGTTCGTGCTGGTGGTGTTCGTCTTCGAACGCACGATCAGCCTGCGGCGCGGGCGGGTCATTCCCTCTCCCTTCGTCAAGCGTTTCATGCACCAGCTTCGCGCTGGCGAATTGTCCCCCGAGGCGGCGCTGGCCATCTGCGATGAAAACGAGAGTGCCGTCGCGCAGGTCTTTGCCGCCGGGGTACGCCGCTGGGGGCGACCGGCCGTCGAAGTGGAACAAGCCGTGCTCGACGCCGGCGAACGTGCCGTCACCAGCTTGCGCCGCTACATCCGCGTGTTCAACGGCATCTCGACCATCAGCCCTCTGTTGGGGCTGTTAGGCACCGTTTTTGGCATCATCGAGGCCTTCAACGCCATCGCGAAGACGCAGGCCATGGGGCGTCCGGAATTGCTCGCCGGTGGTATCAGCGAGGCTTTGCTCACCACCGCGGCCGGACTCGTCGTCGCCATTCCCGCCCTGATCTTCTACCACTACTTCGTCAGTCGCGTCGATCAGCTCACCGTCGAACTAGACGCCTTGGGGCAGGAACTGGTCGAAGAGATTGCCGCCGACGGCCGCCTGGCGCGCGAGGGGGGACGCGCGAGATCAACCCGTCGCAGCACGGCCGCGTAA